A single Garra rufa chromosome 9, GarRuf1.0, whole genome shotgun sequence DNA region contains:
- the phf20l1 gene encoding PHD finger protein 20-like protein 1 isoform X1 — MSKKPPNRPGITFEVGARVEAQDYLQKWYPSRIEKIDYDEGKMLVHFDRWSHRYDEWILWDSSRLRPLERTALRKEGLKEEEVSERLSEMRASRLRELPGSTESTEDQKDLPQQRQELRDGEEVLARWTDCRYYPAKIETINKEGTYTVQFYDGVIRCVKRIHIKSMPEDAKGQQDWIALVKAASAAAKNKGGNRPRTSANSNKDREDRRDQRSDEELDDSEEDDDSESDKLAELDSEEEDSKPAAEELEPATAKRRSKRQGNLCSSKRTRLSKGPGCADTESECKAESKELPVTSQQKASSAEASPADEKPQSASCPKTPASVSSPSLCKSRSRRLKHDSGESTTSSQNTTTAPEPSPSPSSTHTLPESTHTASNSSPQRRRRSQRLATSSDQAYPSSPHMRDSSTQPPPPPPPDDSQKPVEDSSTAVKTEAPPQKPASGSPSTAPPTSIAQSPITEKDKMTDVLSSNQTTLEGNSPSVVTTAVQKVPSRTPKANKHAREPIINTRKSDDPTAPNECLIDLDHNKFKCKVPGCSKAFRKAKLLDYHLKYYHNTEKEMDSEVCSPERVGRSRATSASMPTSTLSDIPDNKRRRTVSTSSSLSSQGFMLQMDSSGCVRPPKFCKKKRSSASVSSDSTEVSLPPPTFDNLHDKIIKKEKHLDGLCIKTERKFKLEDKCQLFVKKRDKDRRDRKEKDLFRIKQKKKKKKKKKSKLLCYSDLDEMSLAYLDRPSSPIHRSSSSAFKHSTFQYPRAILSVDLTGENLSDIDFLEDSTTESLLFSGDEYNQDLDSITMEDFQDEDDDGADEIVRCICEMDEENGFMIQCEECMCWQHSVCMGLLEDSIPDHYICYICRDPPGQRWSAKYRHDKDWLQKGHMYGLSFLTENYSHQNAKKIVSTHQLLADVYSVKNLLHGLQLKMDILQNKHNPSLHLWARSWVNSDEDQPMGGVPDCLHFKEHLNQNSNPETYITSEHSYQKPPGTGLEHTRDEHGMQTASQFNRKEEEVSSAIALSGCVNDSSLGSMEQARNCLQWQMNLLTHIEDIQNQLSGRMDLIEKELDVLESWLDFTGELEPPDPLARLPQLKCRIKQLLTDLGKVQQMSTLCSV, encoded by the exons ATGAGCAAGAAACCTCCAAATCGACCAGGGATCACTTTTGAGGTTGGTGCCAGGGTCGAGGCCCAGGACTACCTGCAAAAATG GTACCCTTCACGTATCGAAAAGATTGATTACGATGAGGGCAAAATGCTTGTGCATTTTGACCGTTGGAGCCATAGGTACGATGAATGGATTCTCTGGGACAGCAGCAGACTTCGGCCATTAGAGAGAACGGCACTCCGCAAAGAGGGTCTCAAAGAAGAGGAGGTGTCT GAGAGACTCAGCGAGATGAGAGCATCTCGCCTTCGTGAGCTTCCTGGAAGTACAGAGAGCACAGAGGACCAAAAAGACTTGCCCCAGCAGAGACAA GAATTGAGAGATGGTGAGGAGGTGCTTGCCCGGTGGACGGATTGCCGCTACTACCCTGCCAAGATTGAAACTATCAACAAGGAAG GCACTTACACTGTCCAATTTTATGATGGAGTCATTCGCTGCGTGAAAAGAATCCATATCAAGTCCATGCCAGAGGATGCAAAAGGACAA CAGGACTGGATCGCTCTGGTGAAGGCTGCTTCAGCTGCAGCCAAGAATAAAGGAGGGAACAGACCACGTACCAGCGCCAACAGCAACAAGGACCGAGAGGACAGGAGAGACCAGCGGTCAGATGAAGAGCTTGACGATAGTGAAGAGGATGATGATAGCGAATCAGATAAACTTG CAGAACTGGACTCAGAAGAGGAGGATAGTAAGCCAGCTGCTGAGGAGCTTGAACCAGCTACGGCAAAGAGGAGGAGCAAAAGACAAGGCAACTTGTGCAGCAGTAAAAGGACGCGTCTCAGCAAGGGGCCAG GATGTGCTGACACTGAGTCTGAATGCAAAGCAGAGTCAAAAGAGCTTCCAGTAACATCACAGCAG AAAGCGTCAAGTGCAGAGGCTAGTCCAGCTGATGAGAAACCCCAGTCCGCCAGTTGTCCAAAAACCCCAGCATCCGTCTCTAGCCCATCCCTGTGCAAGTCTCGCTCAAGAAGACTCAAACATGACTCAGGAGAGTCCACCACGAGCAGTCAGAACACAACCACAGCCCCCGAACCCAGTCCTTCACCCAGTTCAACACACACCCTCCCAGAAAGCACACACACTG CCTCTAACAGCTCCCCACAGAGAAGGAGACGATCTCAGCGTCTAGCAACCAGCTCTGACCAGGCTTATCCCTCTTCACCACACATGAGAGATTCCAGCACTCAGccgcctcctcctcctcctccagatGACTCTCAGAAACCTG ttgaaGACAGCAGCACTGCAGTTAAAACAGAAGCTCCTCCACAAAAGCCAGCTTCAGGAAGCCCATCCACAGCTCCTCCCACTAGCATTGCTCAGTCACCAATCACTGAGAAGGACAAGATGACTGACGTGCTGTCTAGTAATCAAACAACTCTTGAAGGGAACTCGCCTTCTGTAGTGACAA CTGCAGTTCAGAAAGTTCCTTCCAGGACTCCTAAAGCCAACAAACACGCCAGAGAGCCAA TTATTAACACCAGAAAGTCTGATGACCCCACTGCTCCCAATGAGTGTTTAATAGACCTGGACCATAATAAATTTAAGTGTAAAGTCCCTGGCTGCTCTAAAGCATTCCGGAAAGCAAAGCTGCTGGACTATCACCTGAAGTACTATCATAACACTGAGAAAGAAATGGACAGCGAGGTCTGCTCACCAGAGAGGGTGGGCCGCAGCAGGGCCACGTCTGCTTCCATGCCTACAAGCACCTTGTCAGATATACCAGATAACAAGAGACGCAGGACCGTCTCTACTTCTTCCT CTCTGTCCTCTCAGGGCTTCATGCTTCAAATGGACAGCTCTGGCTGTGTAAGGCCTCCTAAGTTCTGTAAGAAGAAACGTTCTTCGGCCTCTGTCAGTTCAGACAGTACAGAGGTCTCCCTACCACCTCCCACCTTTGATAATCTTCATGACAAGATTATCAAAAAGGAAAAGCACCTAGACG GGCTTTGTATAAAGACAGAACGGAAATTCAAACTGGAGGATAAATGTCAGTTGTTTG TGAAAAAGAGGGATAAAGACAGAAGGGACAGGAAAGAGAAGGACCTTTTCCGAATTAaacagaagaaaaagaaaaaaaagaagaagaaatcaAAACTGCTCT GTTACTCAGACCTGGATGAGATGTCGTTGGCTTATTTGGATCGACCGTCTTCCCCAATACATCGTTCTTCCTCTAGTGCCTTCAAGCACAGCACCTTCCAATACCCTCGTGCCATACTTTCCGTCGACCTCACCGGGGAGA ACCTGTCAGACATCGACTTCCTGGAAGACTCGACCACTGAGAGTTTGCTGTTTAGTGGAGATGAGTATAACCAGGATCTAGACTCGATCACTATGGAGGACTTCcaggatgaggatgatgatggtgCTGATGAAATTGTTCGCTGCATCTGTGAGATGGACGAAGAAAACGGCTTCATGATTCAG TGTGAGGAGTGTATGTGCTGGCAGCACAGTGTGTGTATGGGGCTTTTGGAGGACAGCATCCCTGATCACTACATATGTTACATATGCAGAGACCCTCCAG gtcagAGGTGGAGTGCTAAATACCGGCATGATAAAGACTGGCTACAGAAGGGCCACATGTATGGCCTGTCCTTCCTCACAGAGAACTACTCGCATCAGAACGCCAAGAAGATCGTGTCCACTCACCAGCTGCTGGCCGATGTTTACAGTGTTAAAAACTTGCTCCATGGCCTTCAGCTAAAAATGGATATTTTACA GAACAAACATAATCCAAGTTTGCACTTGTGGGCCCGCTCTTGGGTAAACTCTGATGAGGACCAGCCTATGGGTGGTGTTCCAGACTGCCTACATTTCAAAGAGCACCTCAACCAGAACTCAAACCCTGAAACTTATATTACCAGTGAGCACAGCTACCAGAAACCTCCCGGTACAGGCCTCGAACACACAAGGGATGAGCACGGAATGCAAACAGCCTCTCAGTTTAACCGAAAGGAAGAAGAG GTGAGCAGTGCCATTGCTCTGTCTGGCTGTGTGAATGACAGCAGTCTGGGCTCCATGGAGCAGGCCAGGAACTGTCTGCAGTGGCAGATGAACCTGCTTACGCACATAGAGGATATTCAGAACCAGCTGTCTGGCCGTATGGACCTCATCGAGAAAGAGCTTGATG TGCTAGAGAGTTGGTTGGACTTCACAGGAGAATTGGAGCCCCCTGATCCCCTGGCCCGACTCCCACAGCTCAAGTGCCGCATCAAACAGCTTCTGACGGACCTAGGAAAAGTGCAGCAGATGAGCACACTTTGCTCTGTGTGA